TGGGCTCGGAGCCTTCCCTCACCCGCCGAGCAGCCGCCGCGCCGCCAGGGCGAGGGAGACCTCGACCGCGTCCCGGGGGCGGGTGAGGCAGCGGCCGGTGAGCTGTTCGAAGCGGCGGAGGCGGTTGAGGACGGTGTTGCGGTGGCAGTAGAGCCGCGCACCGGCCCGCTGCGCGGAGCCGTCCGCGTCCAGCCAGGCGGTGAGGGTCTCCACGATGACGTCCCGGTCGGCGGGGTCCAGCCGGTCCAGCGGGCCCAGGACCCGGTCGGCGAGCGCCCCGGCGAGCGCCGGGGAGGAGACGACCAGGGCGTCCGGAAGGTGCTCGTCGAGCAGGACGGTGCCCCCGGAGGCGGGGCAGGCGCGCAGCGCGGTCTCCGCGAGCCGCCGGGCGTCGCCGAGGGCGGCCAGACCCTCGACGGCGGAGCCGATCCCGGCCCGGACGCCGGCCGGTACGTCCAGCGCGGCGGCCAGCTCGTTCAGCTCGCCGGGCGAGCCCGACAGCGGCAGGATCGCGAACTCCGCGGCCGGGCCCGGGTGCCAGAGCTCCGGGGCGTCGGGCATCGTCAGCGGCGGGCGGGCGGGCGACCCCGGACCGCGCGGGGCGGCGGCCACCGCGAGCACGGCGTAGCGGCCCTGCTCCGGCAGGCCCAGCATCGCGGCCGCCTCGGCGAGGTCGGCGATCCGGGCGGTCCCGTCCAGCAGCGCGGCGACCATGAGCCGCTGCCGGTTCTCGCGCCTCCAGGACAGCCGCCGCTCGGCCTGCCGGTAGGCGTCCGCGACGATCCCGCAGTGCTCGTCGACGAAGTTCCACACGTCGGCGGCGACATGGACGAGCAGCCGTACGTCGTCGGGGTCGCGGCGGGCGGTCTCGTCCACGAGGTCCTGCCAGACCATCGCGCCGCCCATCCGGAAGGCGTGCAGGACGGCGTCGAGCGGCACACCCTGCTCGGCGCGTATCTCACCGATCCAGCGGGAGGTGCGGTGGGCGGACTCCCGGAACTCCCGGGGCTGGATCAGCGAGCCGACGTTGTGCCGCAGCGAGTGGTGGACCTCCTGCCACACCTCGGCCCGGCCGGAGTCGATGGCCGCCCGGTAGCCGGGCTCCTGGGCGTACAGGGCCTCGACCAGCCGGTCGGTGAGGGCCGGCAGCGAGGCGACGAGGACCCTGGCGGCCCGGTGCAGCACCTCGACGGCCTCGCGGTCCGCCAGGGACCGGAAGCGGTGCGGCAACGGGGTTGCCGGGGACGGGCCGTGCGGCGCCCCGATCCGCGAACGTACGACCTGTGGCATGGCGGCCTCCACCGGGAATCGGCCGGCCGCGCGAGCGGCGGGCCCGGCACCCGGCCCGGGCGGGGCGCGAGCGCGGCGACACGATCCTGACGCCCGCAGAATGGCATACCGCCCAGTCGGTACCTAGGGGTCTGCGCGGAACTCCTCATCACGGTCCGGCAACCTCCCGGCCGCGCAGGGGGTCAGGGGCCCAGCAGCCGGGCCAGTTCGGTGCGGGAGCGGACGCCGAGGGCGGCGAAGACGTTGCGGAGGTGGTGGTCGACCGTGCGGGGGCTGAGCGACAGGCGCACCGCCACCTCTCGGTTGGTGGCCCCCTCGGCGACGCAGCGGGCGATGCGCTGCTGCTGCGGGGTGAGCGCCGCCAGCGGTCCGCCCGCCGTGCTCCGCGAGGCCCCGACCGGCTCCCCCGCCGCCCGCAGCTCCCCGGCCGCCCGGTCCGCCCAGGCACGGGCCGAGCAGCGCTGGAAGGCGACCAGGGCGTCGCGCAGCGGGCCGCGGGCCTCGCGGGTGCGCCGGCGGCGGCGCAGCCACTGCCCGTACAGCAGTTGGGTGCGGGCCCGCTCGAAGGCGCCGCCCGCCCGGCCGTGGTGGGCCAGGGCCTCGGCGTAGCGGGCCTCGGCCTCGTCGGCGGGGGCCAGCAGGGCCCGGCAGCGGGCCAGTTGGGCGGGCGCGCCCGGGTCGGCGGTCCGGGCGGCCCAGGACGCGAACTCGTCCACGGCCGCCTGGAGTCCGTGGGACTCCTCGGGCTGCCGGCCACCCAGGACCACGGCCTCGACCCAGCAGGGGACGGCGAGCATCCGGGCGGCGAAGTGGCCCCGGCCCGGGCCGGTCCCGACGAGGGGGGCCAGCCGGGCGGCCGCCTCGCCGGGCCGCCCGGAGGCCAGGTCCGCGCGGGCCCGTGCCCAGGTGGCGAGGGTGACGGCCTGGGCCAGCCCGTGCGGCCCCGCCCCGGTCAGCGCGGCGTCGGCGTGCGCGGCGCACGCCTCCGCGGGGCCCTCCACGGAGGCGGCGAGGGCGAGCACGGCGTGCAGACGGGCGGAGCTGTTGGGCTGCGCCGTACGGCGGGCGGCGTGCAGCCCCTCCAGGGCGTGCGCCCGCGCACCGGCGTGCCGCCCGGCCCGCAGCTCGGCGTAGGCGAGGTGTTCGAGGGCCTGGGGCAGCAGCGCGTCGGGGCCCCCGGTCCGTACGGCGGCGAGCGCGCGGGCCCCCGCGCGGCAGGCGGCGGCGACGTCCCCGAGGACCAGGGCCGCGACCCCGGCCCGGAGCAGCGCGGCCGGGGCGCCGGGCTCCCCGGCGGGGTCGAGGCAGTGGCGGAGCAGGGCGTGGCCCTCGGCGGTGCGGCCCGCGAGCACGGCGCACATCCCGGCCCGGTAGTGCTCCAGGCCCGCCTCCAGCGGGGTGCGGGCGAGACGGTTCATGGCGTCGAGGTAGCCGAGCGCGTCCCCCGCCGCCCAGGCGGCCTCGGCCGCGCCGAGGAGGGCGTCGAGGGTCCGGCGGGGATCGTGCGGGCCGAGCAGCGCGGCGGCGGCGAGCAGCACTTCGTGGGCGTCGGCCGCGGGCCCGGAGCGCAGGGCCAGCATGCCGTGGACGTAGGAGGCGAGGCCCCGCGCCCGGTCGGCGGCCGGCCCCGCCGCGCCGGGGGCCCGGGGCCCGGTCCTGGCCAGCAGGGTCCGCGCCAGGGCCGGGTCGCCCGCGAGCCCCGCCTGCTCGGCCGCCGCGGCGAGGCGGGCCGCCCGCAGCGTGGGTTCGGTGGTGAGCAGGGCGGCGCGGGCCAGGGCGGCGGAGCGTTCGGCGTGCGGGAAGGGGGCGCCGGCGGCCTCTTCGAGCCGGGCGGCCAGCGCGGCGTCCGGCCCGGACGCGGCACAGGCCCACTGGACGAGGGCCGCGAGCGGGCCGGGCGGGGGCGATGCGGCCGGGGCCTCCGAAAGGGGCGGGGAGGAGGCGTCCGGGGAGGCCCGGTCCGCGGTCTCCGTCAGCAGGGTGGCGAGCAGTTCGTGGGCCGCGCGGCGGTGGGACCAGGGGGCGTGGTGGAGTACGGCGCGGGCGGCGAGGCGGTGGGCGAAGTGGACGCGGCTGCCCGCCCGTTGGAGGAGGCCCTCGGTGACCGTCGTGCCGAACAGGGCCCGGTCCAGGAAGTCCCGGGGCAGTCCGCGGCGGGTGCCCGCGCGCAGCAGGAGCAGGGCGTCCGCCCCGGCGCCCTCCGGTTCGTGCTCCTGGGCCGCGGCGGCGAGCAGGAGCAGGGTGCGGGTCCGGTCCGGGAGGCCGTCGAGCCGTTCGGCGTGGGCGGCGAGCACCGTTTCGCCGCCGGGCAGCGGATAGGGCAGCGGGGTGCGGCCGGCGAGCTGGTCCGAGGTGAGACGGCCCGTGAGCCCGGCGAGCAGGCGCGGGTTTCCGGCCGCCTCGCGGAGAAGCTCGGCGCGCACGACCGGGTCGAGTTCCCCCGTAACGACAGCCGTTCCCGGATCAGCCGTTCCGGGAGCAGCCCTACCGACGAGCGCGCCGGGGTCCGCACCGGGAGCCGGCCCGAGACCCTCACCGGGAGCCGCGCCCCCGGCCAGCCGGTCCAGGAGCGCCGAGGCCGCGCCCTCGTCCAGGGGTGCGAGGTGGAGCGTGGGCAGTCCGGCGAAGGCGGTGCCGTCGGCGGCCGAGAGGAGGACGGCGGTCCGGCTGCCCGGGCCCAGCCCGCGGGCCGCGCGGGCGAGGGCGGACCTGCACGCCGGGTCCCAGGTGTGCGCGTCGTCGGCGCAGACCAACAGGGGCGGTCCGGTGCCCGGTTCCCGCAGTCGGCGGGCCAGCGCCTCGGGGGTGATGACCGGGTACGGGGCGGCGGGCGAGGGGCCGGTGGTGAGGGACGGGCCGAGCGGGGCGACCGGCCCGCCACCCGGCACGGACCGTCCGGCGGAGGCGGCCGTGGCGTACAGCACGGGGCCCCGGTCGCGGTGTGCGTCGGCGGCGGCGCGCAGCAGCGCCGTACGGCCGAGGCCCGGCGGCGCGGCCAGCACGAGCACACCTCCGCCGCCCCGCCACGACAGCTCCAACAGGCTTGTCACCGTGGCGAGTTCATCGTCCCGGCCGTACAGCCGGAGCGGACTGCGCACGGTCGTCGATGGGTTCACACCGGCACCGTACGGTCGTGTCGTCGAGGGTGGAAGCGCCGCGTCCGGGTCCCCGCCGGGGACGGCCCGGTGCGGTGCGCGCTCCCAGCCGGAGCCCTGCCGCGCTGTGCCGGAGCACAGTGCGGCAGGGCCGGGGACGCCGGGACTACGCGGTGTGCGGGCAGTTGCCCCGGTACTCCGCGATGGTCAGGCCCGGCCGCGGGAGCGGGCAGAGGAACTGCTCGTAGCGGGTGTCGTTGTCGATGAACCGCTTCAGCCAGGAAATGCTGTACTTCGCGATCGTCGTGTCGGAGGTGTTCGGCGTGAAGTGCGTGGCGCCGCGCAGCTCCAGGTACGCCTTGTCCAGGGAGCCGGGCAGCGACTCGTAGAACGGCTCGGAGTGCGTGGCGACGGGGGCGACCGTGTCCCCGTCCGCCCCCACCACGAGGGTGGGCGTGCGCAGTTCGGGCCAGGTCTTGTCGGTGTTCCAGCCGGTCAGCGGGATCGCCGCCTTCAGCGAGGTGCGGCTCTTGGCGGCCTCCAGGCTGCCGCCGCCGCCCATCGAGTGCCCCATCACCCCGAGCCGGGAGGCGTCGACCCGGGTCCGCACCGAACTGCGCTGGGTCAGGTAGTCCAGAGCGGCGAGGAGCTGGCGGCCCCGGCTGTCGGGCTGGTCGAGGGTGGTGTTGGTGTCGATGGTGAAGACCACGAAGCCCTGGGACGCCAGGCGCGGGCCGAGCCAGGCGATGGAGGACTCGTAGGCGGTGAAGCCGGGCGAGATGACGACCGCGCCGAAGGTGCCGTCGGCGGTGGACGTCGGGTAGTGGATGGTGCCGCCGCCGAACCCGCTCACGGCCAGCGAGGAGACGGAGGTCTGCGAGGTGGCGTAGGAGCCGCGGCTCGCCTCGATGGAGGCGTTGGTGGGGGCCGGTCCGCGCTCGTAGGGGTTGTCGGCGGCCTGGGCGCCCGGGACCAGAGCGGTCATCAGGAGACCGGCGGTGGCCGCGACGGCGGTCAGGAGACCCGTGAGCGTACGGGGGCGGCCCGTGGACGTACGGGGGCGGCTCGGGTGCGGGGGGTGCTGGTGCGAGGGGAGGAGGTGCTGCTGCACGAGGGGGATCCTCTCGGTGGTGGCGGAACCACACCACGCGAGGCCCTCGAAGCCCGTCGTCCGGGGGCTCGGGGTGCGCCGCGTGGCCGCCGACGTCGTCCGTCGGCGTTCGCCACTCTCACGGTGCGCCCCCTGGACGCGCATCGGCGGTATCACCGGTCCCGGCAGACCGGTGATACCGCCTCGGGCTCCGTACGGGCTCAGCGGACCGGGTGGCCCGCTTCCCGCAGGGCGCCCTTGACCTCGGAGATCCGCAGGTCGCCGAAGTGGAAGACGGACGCGGCGAGCACCGCGTCGGCCCCCGCCCCGATCGCCGGGGCGAAGTCGGCGAGCCGGCCCGCGCCGCCGGAGGCGATGACGGGGACGGTGACGTGCTGGCGGACCGCCTCGATCATCTCCGTGTCGTAGCCGTCCTTCGTGCCGTCGGCGTCCATCGAGTTGAGCAGGATCTCGCCCGCGCCCAGCTCGGCGGCCCGGTGGGCCCACTCGACGGCGTCGATGCCGGTGCCCTTGCGGCCGCCGTGCGTGGTGACCTCGAACGTGCCCTCCGGGGTGCGGCGGGCGTCGACGGAGAGCACCAGGACCTGGCGTCCGAAGCGTTCGGCGATCTCACGGATGAGGCCGGGGCGGGCGATGGCGGCGGTGTTGACGCCGACCTTGTCGGCCCCGGCGCGCAGCAGCTTGTCGACGTCGTCCGGGGTGCGGACGCCGCCGCCGACGGTGAGCGGGATGAAGACCTGCTCGGCGGTGCGGCGGACCACGTCGTACGTCGTCTCGCGGTCGCCGCTGGAGGCGGTGATGTCGAGGAAGGTCAGCTCGTCGGCGCCCTCGGCGTCGTACAGCTTGGCCATCTCGACCGGGTCGCCCGCGTCGCGCAGATTCTGGAAGTTGACGCCCTTGACGACCCGGCCGTTGTCGACGTCCAGGCAGGGGATGACCCGTACGGCGAGGCTCACTTCGCGCCTCCCCGGTAGGCCTCGACCTCGACCTCGACGACCAGGCTCGGGTCCACGAAACCGGACACGATGATCATCGAGGCGGCGGGGCGCACGGCGTCGAACAGCTCCTTGTGGGCGCGGCCGATGTCCTCCACGTCCCGGGCGTGCGTGATGTACATCCGGGTGCGGACGACGTCCTCGCGGGTGAGGCCCACCTGCTCCAGCGCCGCGAACGCGACGTCGAAGGAGGTGATGGCCTGCTCGTACGGGGAGCCCGCGGAGATCTGGCCGTTGATCACGGAGGTGCAGCCGGCCACCAGGACGAGCCCGCCCGGCAGCTCGACCGCGCGCGAGTAGCCGAACTTCTCCTCCCAGGGGGCGCCGGTGGAGATCCGGCGTACGGCGGAAGCGGCGGTGGGCTCGGGAGCCTCGGTCATGCGGCGACCGCCTTGAGGGCCTCTTCCAGCGTGAACGCCTTCGCGTACAGCGCCTTGCCGACGATCGCGCCCTCGACGCCCTCGGGGACGAGGAGGGAGATCGCGCGGAGGTCGTCGAGGGAGGAGACCCCGCCGGAGGCGACGACCGGGCGGTCGGTGGCCGCGCAGACGTCCCGCAGCAGGCCCAGGTTGGGGCCCTCCAGGGTGCCGTCCTTGGCGATGTCGGTGACGACGTAGCGGGCGCAGCCCTCGGCGTCGAGGCGGGCGAGGGTCTCGTAGAGGTCGCCGCCGTCGCGGGTCCAGCCGCGGCCGCGCAGGGTGGTGCCGCGGACGTCGAGGCCGACGGCGATCTTGTCGCCGTGCTCGGCGATGACCTTGGCTACCCACTCCGGGGTCTCCAGGGCGGCGGTGCCGAGGTTGACCCGGCGGCAGCCGGTGGCGAGGGCGGCGGCGAGCGAGGCGTCGTCGCGGATGCCGCCGGACAGCTCGACCTTGATGTCCATCGCCCCGGCGACCTCGGCGATCAGGGCGCGGTTGTCGCCGGTGCCGAAGGCGGCGTCCAGGTCGACGAGGTGCAGCCACTCGGCGCCGGCGCGCTGCCAGGCGAGGGCCGCCTCCAGCGGGGAGCCGTAGGAGGTCTCGGAGCCGGACTCGCCGTGCACGAGGCGGACGGCCTGGCCGTCGCGGACGTCGACGGCGGGGAGCAGTTCAAGCTTCGGCATTACAGCGTCTCGATCCAGTTGGTCAGCAGCTGGGCGCCGGCATCGCCGGACTTCTCGGGGTGGAACTGGGTGGCCCACAGCGCGCCGTTCTCCACGGCGGCCACGAACCGTTCGCCGTGCGTGGCCCAGGTGACCCTGGGGGCACGGATCTTGGCGTTGGTCACTTCGAGGGACCAGTCGTGCGCCGCGTAGGAGTGCACGAAGTAGTACCTGGCGTCGGCGTCCAGGTCCGCGAAGAGCCGGGAGTCCTCGGGGGCCTCGACGGTGTTCCATCCCATGTGCGGGACGACGTCGGCCTTCAGCGGCCCGACCGTGCCGGGCCATTCGTCCAGGCCCTCGGTCTCCACGCCGTGCTCGATGCCGCGCTCGAACAGGATCTGCATGCCGACGCAGATGCCCATGACGGGACGGCCGCCGGAGAGCCTGCGGCCGACGATCCAGTCGCCGCGGGCCCGCTTCAGCCCGTCCATGCAGGCGGAGAACGCGCCGACGCCGGGGACGAGCAGCCCGTCGGCGTTCATCGCGCGGTCGTAGTCGCGGGTGATCTCGACGTCCGCTCCGACATGGGCGAGGGCGCGCTCGGCGGAACGGACGTTGCCGAAGCCGTAGTCGAAGACGACGACCTTCTTCTTGTTCTCAGTCATGACGTGTCTGTCCTCAGTCCCACAGTCCCTGGATCCGCAGGATGCCCGCCACCAGGCACATCACGGAGCCGATCGACAGCAGCACGATGACGCCCTTGGGCATCCCCTGCTTCGCGAAGGAGTAGACGCCGCCGGCCAGGAAGAGGCCGACGACGATCAGGATGGTGTTGAGGCCGGTCACAGCGCGCCCTTCGTGGAGGGCAGGATGCCGGCGGCGCGCGGGTCGTGCTCGCAGGCGTAGCGCAGGGCGCGGGCGAGGGCCTTGAACTGGCACTCGACGATGTGGTGGGCGTTGCGCCCGTACGGCACGTGGACGTGCAGGGCGATCTGCGCCTGGGCGACGAAGGACTCCAGGATGTGCCGGGTCATCGTCGTGTCGTACGCGCCGATCATCGGCGCCATCTTCTCGGGCTCGGTGTGCACGAGGTAGGGGCGGCCGGAGAGGTCGACGGTGACCTGGGCGAGCGACTCGTCCAGCGGAACGGTGCAGTTGCCGAAGCGGTAGATGCCGACCTTGTCGCCGAGGGCCTGCTTGAAGGCGGCGCCGAGCGCGAGCGCGGTGTCCTCGATGGTGTGGTGGCTGTCGATGTGCAGGTCGCCCTCGGTCTTGACCGTGAGGTCGAAGAGGCCGTGGCGGCCGAGCTGGTCGAGCATGTGGTCGTAGAAGCCGACCCCGGTGGCGACATCGACCTTGCCGGTGCCGTCGAGGTTGACCTCGACGAGCACGGACGTTTCCTTCGTGGTGCGTTCCACGCGGCCTACGCGGGGGCTCATGCGTCGTGCTCCTTCTTCAGTTCGCGTACCGCATCGAGGAACGCGTCGTTCTCTGCCGGGGTGCCCGCGGAGACCCGCAGCCATCCCGGTACGCCGTTGTCCCGGACCAGGACGCCCCGGTCGAGGATCTGCTGCCAGACGGCGTGGCTGTCGTCGAAGCGGCCGAACTGGACGAAGTTGGCGTCCGAGTCGGTGACCTCGTAGCCGGTGGCGCGCAGCTCGGCCACCAGCCGGTCGCGCTCGCTCTTGAGCTGCGCGACGTACCCGAGCAGCGTATCGGTGTGCTCCAGGGCGGCGAGCGCGGTGGCCTGGGTGACGGAGGAGAGGTGGTACGGCAGCCGCACCAGCTGGACCGCGTCGACCACGGCCGGGTCGGCGGCGAGGTAGCCGAGGCGGAGTCCGGCCGCGCCGAACGCCTTGGACATGGTCCGGGAGAGGACCAGGTTGCGGCGGCCCTCGATCAGCGGGAGCAGCGAGGGGTGGTGGCTGAACTCGCCGTACGCCTCGTCGACGACGACCATCGAGGGTCCGGCGGCCTGGGCGGCGTCGTACAGGGCGAGGACGGTCTCCGCGTCGACGGCCGTGCCGGTGGGGTTGTTGGGCGAGGTGATGAAGACGACCTCGGGCCGGTGCTCGGCGATGGCGGCGCGGGCGGCGTCCACGTCGATGGTGAAGTCGTCGTTGCGCGGGCCGGAGATCCAGCCGGTGCCGGTGCCCCGGGAGATCAGGGCGTGCATGGAGTACGAGGGTTCGAAGCCGATCGCGGTGCGGCCGGGCCCGCCGAAGGTCTGGAGGAGCTGCTGGAGCACCTCGTTGGAGCCGTTGGCGGCCCAGACGTTGGCCCTGCTCACCGGGTGTCCCGCCGTGCGGGACAGGTAGCGGGCCAGCTCGGTGCGGAGCTCCACGGCGTCCCGGTCGGGGTAGCGGTTGAGGCCGCGGGCGGCCTCGCGGACCCGCTCGGCGATCCGGTCGACCAGGGCTTCGGGGAGCGGGTACGGATTCTCGTTGGTGTTGAGGCGTACGGGGACGTCGAGCTGGGGTGCTCCGTACGGGGACTGGCCGCGCAGTTCGTCGCGGATGGGGAGCTCGTCCCAGGGGTTGCGGGGGGCGGTGCTGTCGTACGTCACTGCTGCGGAACCTTCCAGCCGAACCTGGCCTTCAACGCCGCGCCGTGGGCGGGGAGGTCCTCCGCCTCGGCGAGGGTCACGACGTGGTGGGTGACCTCGGCGAGCGCGTCGCGGCTGTAGTCGACGATGTGGATGCCGCGCAGGAAGGACTGCACGGACAGGCCCGAGGAGTGGCAGGCGCACCCGCCGGTGGGCAGGACGTGGTTGGAGCCGGCGCAGTAGTCGCCGAGCGAGACCGGCGACCAGGGGCCGACGAAGATCGCTCCGGCGTTGCGGACCCGGTCGGCGACGGCGGCCGCGTCGGCGGTCTGGATCTCCAGGTGCTCGGCGCCGTACGCGTCGACGACCTTGAGGCCGTCCGCGACGGAGGAGACCAGGACGATTCGGGACTGGCGGCCGGCGAGGGCGGGCTCGATGCGGTCGGCGATGTGCTTGGTGGCCGCGATCTGCGGGGCCAGCTCCGCCTCGGTGGCGGCGGCCAGCTCCTCGGAGTCGGTGACGAGGACGGCGGCGGCCATCGGGTCGTGCTCGGCCTGGCTGATCAGGTCGGCGGCCACGTGCACCGGGTCGGCGGTGGCGTCGGCGAGGATCGCGATCTCGGTGGGCCCGGCCTCGGCGTCGATGCCGATGCGGCCCTTGAGGAGGCGCTTGGCGGCGGTCACGTAGACGTTGCCCGGGCCGGTGACCAGGTTGACCGGGAGGCAGTCCTCGGTGCCGTAGGCGAACATCGCGACGGCCTGGGAGCCGCCGGCGGCGTACACCTCGTCGACGCCGAGCAGGGCGCAGGCGGCGAGGATCGTGGGGTGCGGCAGTCCGCCGAAGTCCTTCTGCGGCGGGGAGGCGACGGCGACGCCCTCGACGCCCGCTTCCTGGGCGGGGACGACGTTCATCACGACGGAGGAGGGGTAGACCGAGCGGCCGCCGGGGACGTAGAGCCCGACGCGCTCGACGGGCACCCACTTCTCGGTGACGGTGCCGCCGGGGACGACCTGGGTGGTGTGCGTGGTGCGGCGCTGCTCGCGGTGGACGAGGCGGGCGCGGCGGATCGACTCCTGGAGCGCCGCCCGGACGGCGGGGTCCAGCTCCGCCAGGGCGCGGGAGATGGCGTCGGCGGGCACCCGGACCGACTCGATCCGGACACCGTCCAGTTTCTCGCCCCAGTCGATCACTGCCGCGGAGCCACGATGGCGTACGTCCTCGCAGATGGGCCGCACCGTCTCCAGGGCGGCTTCCACGTCGAACTCGGCACGGGGCAGCAGGTCGCGCAGGGCGGCGCCCTCGGGGAGGACGTCACCGCGCAGATCGATTCGAGAGATCACACGGCAATTCTCTCAGACCGGTCCGAGCGGCCGGTCGCCCGTATCACTGGCTGATACCGGTCGTCCGTACCACTGGCCGATACGCGTCTCGGCCATGTCCGACTGTCACTGCTGACCGCTAGCTTTCACGACGTCACACAGAGGGAAGAACAGCACTACAGCATGTGTGCACGGAGGGAGCGGCCGTGACCGAGCCGCACGAAGGCGACATCCCGGACGGCCTCAGCGCAGCGGAGCTGGGCATGTGGCAGTCCTTCCGCAACGGGACCACCTACGACTTACGCAGCTACGACCCGGCGCACAACGATCCGTTCGCCCCGCAGGTGTGGGGGCCCGAGCGGAGCGTCGGCGCGCGCACGGTGGCACGGCTGCTGCTGAGCGGCCCACCGGCCCGGCCCGGCCGGGTGGCGGCGCTGAAGCTCCGCGGGGTGCGGATCACCGGAAAGCTGGACCTGGCGGGCGGCCGGGTGGCTCCGTACGTGGAGCTGACCGGCTGCCGCTTCGAGCAGGAGGTGGTGCTCCCCGAGTGCCACTTCACGACCCTGCGGCTGGTGGGGTGCGCGCTGCCCCGGCTGGAGGCCGCCCGGCTGCACACGGAGGGCGATCTGCATCTGCCGCGCTGCCGGATCGACCGGGGCATCCGGCTGACCGACGCCCAGATCGGCACGGATCTGCTGATCAACCAGCTCAGCGTCGGCCCGGACCGGCACGGCCGGGCCATCGTCGGGGACGGCATGGCGGTCGCCCAGGACCTCCAGGCCGAGATGATCGAGACGCTCGGCGAGCTGAGCCTGCGCGGGGCGAAGGTGGGCGGTTCGCTGAGCCTGCGCGGCAGCCGGCTGCGCGCCGCGGAGGACCGTCGCGCGCTGAACGCCCCGCAGCTGACGGTGGAGCGCACGCTCTACATGACCGAGGCGTGGGTGAGCGTCGACACGGGGAACCAGGGCACCACTCCCCCGTACGGCGTGGTCTACGCCCCGACCCCGGCGCGCGGCACCCGCTCGCAGATCTTCGAGTGCCGGGGCGGGGTGCGCCTCGACGACGGGCGGTTCGGGGACGCGGTGGACCTGCACAAGGCCCGGTTCACCATGACCCGGCAGGAGGAGCTGTCGC
The nucleotide sequence above comes from Streptomyces sp. NBC_01116. Encoded proteins:
- a CDS encoding RidA family protein; translated protein: MTEAPEPTAASAVRRISTGAPWEEKFGYSRAVELPGGLVLVAGCTSVINGQISAGSPYEQAITSFDVAFAALEQVGLTREDVVRTRMYITHARDVEDIGRAHKELFDAVRPAASMIIVSGFVDPSLVVEVEVEAYRGGAK
- the priA gene encoding bifunctional 1-(5-phosphoribosyl)-5-((5-phosphoribosylamino)methylideneamino)imidazole-4-carboxamide isomerase/phosphoribosylanthranilate isomerase PriA — its product is MPKLELLPAVDVRDGQAVRLVHGESGSETSYGSPLEAALAWQRAGAEWLHLVDLDAAFGTGDNRALIAEVAGAMDIKVELSGGIRDDASLAAALATGCRRVNLGTAALETPEWVAKVIAEHGDKIAVGLDVRGTTLRGRGWTRDGGDLYETLARLDAEGCARYVVTDIAKDGTLEGPNLGLLRDVCAATDRPVVASGGVSSLDDLRAISLLVPEGVEGAIVGKALYAKAFTLEEALKAVAA
- a CDS encoding alpha/beta hydrolase → MQQHLLPSHQHPPHPSRPRTSTGRPRTLTGLLTAVAATAGLLMTALVPGAQAADNPYERGPAPTNASIEASRGSYATSQTSVSSLAVSGFGGGTIHYPTSTADGTFGAVVISPGFTAYESSIAWLGPRLASQGFVVFTIDTNTTLDQPDSRGRQLLAALDYLTQRSSVRTRVDASRLGVMGHSMGGGGSLEAAKSRTSLKAAIPLTGWNTDKTWPELRTPTLVVGADGDTVAPVATHSEPFYESLPGSLDKAYLELRGATHFTPNTSDTTIAKYSISWLKRFIDNDTRYEQFLCPLPRPGLTIAEYRGNCPHTA
- the hisF gene encoding imidazole glycerol phosphate synthase subunit HisF, whose protein sequence is MSLAVRVIPCLDVDNGRVVKGVNFQNLRDAGDPVEMAKLYDAEGADELTFLDITASSGDRETTYDVVRRTAEQVFIPLTVGGGVRTPDDVDKLLRAGADKVGVNTAAIARPGLIREIAERFGRQVLVLSVDARRTPEGTFEVTTHGGRKGTGIDAVEWAHRAAELGAGEILLNSMDADGTKDGYDTEMIEAVRQHVTVPVIASGGAGRLADFAPAIGAGADAVLAASVFHFGDLRISEVKGALREAGHPVR
- the hisB gene encoding imidazoleglycerol-phosphate dehydratase HisB yields the protein MSPRVGRVERTTKETSVLVEVNLDGTGKVDVATGVGFYDHMLDQLGRHGLFDLTVKTEGDLHIDSHHTIEDTALALGAAFKQALGDKVGIYRFGNCTVPLDESLAQVTVDLSGRPYLVHTEPEKMAPMIGAYDTTMTRHILESFVAQAQIALHVHVPYGRNAHHIVECQFKALARALRYACEHDPRAAGILPSTKGAL
- the hisH gene encoding imidazole glycerol phosphate synthase subunit HisH — encoded protein: MTENKKKVVVFDYGFGNVRSAERALAHVGADVEITRDYDRAMNADGLLVPGVGAFSACMDGLKRARGDWIVGRRLSGGRPVMGICVGMQILFERGIEHGVETEGLDEWPGTVGPLKADVVPHMGWNTVEAPEDSRLFADLDADARYYFVHSYAAHDWSLEVTNAKIRAPRVTWATHGERFVAAVENGALWATQFHPEKSGDAGAQLLTNWIETL
- a CDS encoding LuxR C-terminal-related transcriptional regulator, whose translation is MNPSTTVRSPLRLYGRDDELATVTSLLELSWRGGGGVLVLAAPPGLGRTALLRAAADAHRDRGPVLYATAASAGRSVPGGGPVAPLGPSLTTGPSPAAPYPVITPEALARRLREPGTGPPLLVCADDAHTWDPACRSALARAARGLGPGSRTAVLLSAADGTAFAGLPTLHLAPLDEGAASALLDRLAGGAAPGEGLGPAPGADPGALVGRAAPGTADPGTAVVTGELDPVVRAELLREAAGNPRLLAGLTGRLTSDQLAGRTPLPYPLPGGETVLAAHAERLDGLPDRTRTLLLLAAAAQEHEPEGAGADALLLLRAGTRRGLPRDFLDRALFGTTVTEGLLQRAGSRVHFAHRLAARAVLHHAPWSHRRAAHELLATLLTETADRASPDASSPPLSEAPAASPPPGPLAALVQWACAASGPDAALAARLEEAAGAPFPHAERSAALARAALLTTEPTLRAARLAAAAEQAGLAGDPALARTLLARTGPRAPGAAGPAADRARGLASYVHGMLALRSGPAADAHEVLLAAAALLGPHDPRRTLDALLGAAEAAWAAGDALGYLDAMNRLARTPLEAGLEHYRAGMCAVLAGRTAEGHALLRHCLDPAGEPGAPAALLRAGVAALVLGDVAAACRAGARALAAVRTGGPDALLPQALEHLAYAELRAGRHAGARAHALEGLHAARRTAQPNSSARLHAVLALAASVEGPAEACAAHADAALTGAGPHGLAQAVTLATWARARADLASGRPGEAAARLAPLVGTGPGRGHFAARMLAVPCWVEAVVLGGRQPEESHGLQAAVDEFASWAARTADPGAPAQLARCRALLAPADEAEARYAEALAHHGRAGGAFERARTQLLYGQWLRRRRRTREARGPLRDALVAFQRCSARAWADRAAGELRAAGEPVGASRSTAGGPLAALTPQQQRIARCVAEGATNREVAVRLSLSPRTVDHHLRNVFAALGVRSRTELARLLGP
- a CDS encoding PucR family transcriptional regulator yields the protein MPQVVRSRIGAPHGPSPATPLPHRFRSLADREAVEVLHRAARVLVASLPALTDRLVEALYAQEPGYRAAIDSGRAEVWQEVHHSLRHNVGSLIQPREFRESAHRTSRWIGEIRAEQGVPLDAVLHAFRMGGAMVWQDLVDETARRDPDDVRLLVHVAADVWNFVDEHCGIVADAYRQAERRLSWRRENRQRLMVAALLDGTARIADLAEAAAMLGLPEQGRYAVLAVAAAPRGPGSPARPPLTMPDAPELWHPGPAAEFAILPLSGSPGELNELAAALDVPAGVRAGIGSAVEGLAALGDARRLAETALRACPASGGTVLLDEHLPDALVVSSPALAGALADRVLGPLDRLDPADRDVIVETLTAWLDADGSAQRAGARLYCHRNTVLNRLRRFEQLTGRCLTRPRDAVEVSLALAARRLLGG